Genomic segment of Bacillota bacterium:
CTCCACTTCGCGGCGCTGGAGATCAACCTCTACCTCGACACCCACCCCGACGACCGGCAGGCGCTGGAGGATTACAACCGCCTGGTCCAGGAGCTGATGCGCCTGCACCAGGAGTGGGTGCGCCGCTACGGGCCGCTGATGAACCACGGCCAGGACCCGAGCGCCTACCCGTGGCAGTGGACGCGGACGCCCTTCCCCTATCCGCTCTGGGGCGGGCCGGACACCTGAGGGGGCAGAGACGGCATGTGGGTCTACGTCAAGCAGTTGGAGGTGCCCATCGAGATCACGCGGCCCGATCCCCGGCTGGCCAAGGTGATCATGACCCAGTTCGGGGGGCCGGACGGCGAGTTCACCGCCTCCTGGCGCTACTTCACGCAGGCCTTCGCCATGCCCACCGGGCGCGGCAAGGCCATCCTCATCGACATCGGCACCGAGGAGCTGGCTCACATGGAGATGGTGGGCACGCTGGTGCAGAAGCTGATCCAGGACGCCTCGCCCAGGGAGCTGGAGGCGGCGGGCCTGGGCGGCCACTACGCCCAGCACGGCTACGGCATGTTCCTGCAGGACGCCAACGGCATGCCCTGGACCGCCACCTACTTCCAGTCGTTCGACGACCCCGTCACCT
This window contains:
- a CDS encoding spore coat protein CotJB, coding for MDEVTAEGYSPDELSRRMQQLHFAALEINLYLDTHPDDRQALEDYNRLVQELMRLHQEWVRRYGPLMNHGQDPSAYPWQWTRTPFPYPLWGGPDT
- a CDS encoding manganese catalase family protein, encoding MWVYVKQLEVPIEITRPDPRLAKVIMTQFGGPDGEFTASWRYFTQAFAMPTGRGKAILIDIGTEELAHMEMVGTLVQKLIQDASPRELEAAGLGGHYAQHGYGMFLQDANGMPWTATYFQSFDDPVTCMHEDLAAEQKARTTYENLLDLSQDERVSRVLAFLRQREVTHFQRFGETLDYLQERYSRPRTVY